In Roseofilum casamattae BLCC-M143, one genomic interval encodes:
- a CDS encoding DUF433 domain-containing protein, which produces MVAVISEHIQILPGMCGGKPHISGHRIKVQDIVIWHEDMGMSPDEIVYHYPSIELADVYAALTYYHDHREEIRQDIRSDEVWVRQLREQTPSLLKGKLKNRHGSGN; this is translated from the coding sequence ATGGTAGCTGTAATTTCGGAACATATCCAGATTTTGCCTGGGATGTGTGGTGGAAAACCTCACATTTCCGGACACCGAATCAAAGTTCAAGATATTGTTATCTGGCATGAGGACATGGGTATGAGTCCAGATGAAATTGTTTATCATTACCCGTCGATCGAATTAGCGGATGTTTATGCAGCGTTAACCTATTATCACGACCATCGCGAAGAAATTAGACAAGACATTCGTTCCGATGAAGTTTGGGTTCGCCAACTGCGAGAGCAGACCCCCTCACTCCTCAAAGGAAAGTTGAAAAATCGCCATGGCTCGGGAAATTAG
- a CDS encoding DUF5615 family PIN-like protein, which produces MAREIRFHLDENVSNAVAEGLRRRGIDVTTSFQAELMGGSDEEHIEFALEQRRVIFTQDADFLRLDNAGRNHAGIVYCQQNNRSIGEIVRSLILIWEYLDSEEIYGKIEFI; this is translated from the coding sequence ATGGCTCGGGAAATTAGGTTTCATTTGGATGAAAATGTTAGCAATGCTGTAGCTGAAGGTTTGCGGCGGCGCGGGATTGATGTAACCACTTCATTCCAAGCCGAACTGATGGGTGGCTCGGATGAAGAGCATATAGAATTTGCCCTCGAGCAACGGCGAGTTATTTTCACTCAGGATGCAGATTTTTTGCGCCTCGATAACGCAGGAAGAAATCATGCAGGAATTGTTTACTGTCAGCAAAATAACCGTTCTATCGGCGAGATCGTTCGCAGTCTGATTCTGATTTGGGAGTATTTAGATTCAGAAGAAATTTATGGAAAAATTGAGTTTATATAA
- a CDS encoding alkene reductase — protein MMSVSTTAAPTDASLSVLFEPLSLGAITIPNRIIMAPLTRGRAGESRIPNELMVEYYTQRASAGLIITEATQISEQGAGWEQSPGIHTAEQVAGWKKITEAVRARGGKIVLQFWHTGRASHPDFQPGGALPVAPSAIAPKGEVHTPFGKKPYVTPHALTVEEIQDVIEQYAIAARNAKEAGFDGVEVHGANGYLLDQFLRDCSNQRDDEYGGSIENRVRLLLEVTEVVVKEWGSDRVGVRLSPYNPFNDMSDSNPIALFTHTAAALKPFNLAYLHIMEPLPGHFFGVDGVERAAPYMQKEFQGPIILNGGYDAQKGAAAINNKEGDAVAYGIPFISNPDLVERFHQGAPLNEADMSTFYTHDAKGYTDYPALS, from the coding sequence ATGATGTCCGTTTCCACCACCGCCGCACCGACTGACGCATCTCTATCCGTACTTTTTGAACCGTTAAGCCTGGGTGCTATTACGATTCCCAACCGGATTATCATGGCTCCTCTGACGCGAGGACGCGCCGGAGAATCCCGCATTCCCAATGAATTAATGGTCGAGTATTATACTCAACGCGCCAGTGCCGGATTAATTATTACGGAGGCCACGCAAATTTCCGAGCAAGGAGCTGGGTGGGAGCAAAGTCCCGGTATTCATACAGCCGAGCAGGTAGCAGGCTGGAAAAAAATTACCGAAGCTGTCCGTGCTCGGGGAGGGAAAATTGTCCTGCAATTCTGGCATACGGGACGAGCTTCCCACCCCGATTTCCAGCCCGGAGGCGCTCTCCCGGTTGCTCCGTCCGCGATCGCGCCGAAAGGAGAAGTGCATACCCCGTTTGGTAAAAAGCCTTACGTGACTCCTCATGCTCTTACTGTAGAAGAAATTCAGGATGTAATCGAACAATATGCGATCGCCGCGCGCAATGCCAAAGAAGCTGGATTCGATGGGGTGGAAGTTCATGGTGCGAATGGCTACCTTCTCGATCAATTTCTCCGAGATTGCTCCAACCAGCGGGACGATGAATATGGAGGTAGCATCGAAAACCGAGTGCGGTTGCTGCTGGAAGTCACCGAAGTTGTCGTGAAAGAATGGGGAAGCGATCGCGTGGGCGTGCGCCTTTCGCCCTATAATCCCTTTAACGACATGAGCGACAGCAACCCCATTGCCCTCTTTACCCATACCGCTGCGGCACTCAAACCGTTCAATCTTGCCTATTTGCACATTATGGAACCCTTACCCGGCCATTTCTTTGGCGTTGATGGAGTCGAGCGCGCTGCTCCCTACATGCAAAAAGAATTCCAGGGGCCGATTATTCTCAATGGCGGTTATGATGCTCAAAAGGGTGCGGCTGCGATTAATAATAAGGAAGGAGATGCTGTTGCCTACGGTATTCCCTTTATCTCCAATCCCGATCTCGTCGAGCGCTTCCACCAAGGCGCGCCCCTCAACGAAGCCGATATGTCCACATTTTACACCCATGATGCCAAAGGTTACACTGATTATCCGGCATTAAGTTAA
- a CDS encoding ArsR/SmtB family transcription factor: MKPLYHPSCDRITLAGVLYALGDPVRLEILQLLAKGGEQPCSAFNCSLAKSTISHHFKILRESGVIYSEKSGTQHLNSLRRDDLDRLFPGLLDTVLSNCKG; this comes from the coding sequence ATGAAACCTCTTTATCATCCCAGTTGCGATCGCATTACCTTAGCTGGAGTTCTCTACGCTCTTGGAGATCCGGTGCGCCTGGAGATCTTGCAACTGTTGGCAAAAGGAGGAGAACAACCGTGCAGCGCCTTCAATTGTAGTTTAGCCAAATCTACCATTTCCCATCACTTCAAAATTTTGCGCGAGTCTGGAGTCATTTATTCAGAAAAATCAGGGACGCAACACCTGAACTCATTGCGACGAGACGATTTAGACCGGCTATTTCCCGGATTATTGGACACCGTCCTTTCCAATTGTAAGGGTTAA
- a CDS encoding DUF2470 domain-containing protein encodes MSDAFTPEISDRICKHMNEDHQDAIALYARTFGNTPAATAATMDKIDALGMDLTAQVDGAAVPVRVVFDHELANAEDAHHTLVDMVKQARGIKA; translated from the coding sequence ATGTCTGACGCATTTACTCCAGAAATTAGCGATCGCATTTGCAAGCATATGAACGAAGACCACCAAGATGCGATCGCATTATACGCCCGCACGTTTGGCAATACTCCCGCTGCCACGGCGGCGACGATGGATAAAATTGATGCTTTGGGAATGGATCTGACGGCGCAAGTAGATGGTGCGGCGGTTCCCGTGCGTGTCGTATTTGACCATGAACTGGCGAATGCTGAGGATGCTCATCATACTCTGGTGGATATGGTGAAGCAAGCGAGAGGGATTAAAGCGTAA